The Erpetoichthys calabaricus chromosome 13, fErpCal1.3, whole genome shotgun sequence genome has a window encoding:
- the twist1a gene encoding twist-related protein has product MFEDMMQEESSSPVSPVDSLSNSEEELDRQQKRCGRKRRSSRKNGEDSDSPTPGKRGKKSSSSSPQSFEELQTQRVMANVRERQRTQSLNEAFAALRKIIPTLPSDKLSKIQTLKLAARYIDFLCQVLQSDELDSKMASCSYVAHERLSYAFSVWRMEGAWSMSASH; this is encoded by the coding sequence ATGTTCGAAGATATGATGCAAGAGGAATCCAGCTCCCCGGTGTCTCCTGTGGACAGTTTGAGCAACAGTGAAGAAGAACTGGACAGGCAGCAAAAACGATGTGGGAGGAAAAGGAGATCGAGCAGGAAAAATGGGGAGGATTCAGATAGCCCTACCCCTGGGAAAAGAGGAAAGAAGTCAAGCAGCAGCAGCCCGCAGTCTTTCGAAGAACTCCAGACCCAGAGAGTAATGGCTAATGTTCGGGAGCGACAGAGAACTCAGTCTCTCAACGAAGCCTTCGCGGCGCTTCGCAAAATCATCCCCACCCTGCCATCGGACAAATTGAGCAAAATTCAGACCCTCAAGCTGGCAGCTAGGTACATCGATTTTCTTTGCCAAGTACTACAGAGCGATGAGCTGGACTCTAAAATGGCAAGCTGTAGTTATGTGGCCCACGAAAGACTAAGTTATGCTTTTTCAGTATGGAGGATGGAGGGAGCCTGGTCCATGTCTGCATCTCACTAG